From Sulfuracidifex tepidarius, one genomic window encodes:
- a CDS encoding MFS transporter: MFDDFDSRGIGRFQVKSVLVSGAGVLADGYNLYSVSITAFLIQRYLDLSSVELGAVIAGTYYGAVVGALLLGFLSDKIGRKALYGIDVTIMTVGEILQFFVGNFQELFLTRLLIGLGVGADYVLSPIIVSENSNSKDRGKLMVITFAFMWGIGAVLSAFSYQVLSDVGLTSSLVWRLVLSLGAIPTAAVILSRRKITETLRFASRVKPDEKELNKIMKETKVKVEPIPDERSSSFWFKKSFLLIFLSSMLWLLYDMYSSTFSLYGPITIASNLGLSPIDFVYAAQFLAGIPGQILCIFLIDKIGRTRMITIGYAGVALWLGMYSLLLSRPSIFGLGAVGKSLTGEAALLGFSFYLLNYLFSAMGPASIIGSAMLTPELVPTKIRGRAQSISVSVDRLASALSITSFPLLLSSFGLGALVGVYSLIALGSSLVALKLIPEAKGRSLEEVSGEDETIKSREKHLS; the protein is encoded by the coding sequence ATGTTCGATGACTTCGACAGCAGGGGAATTGGAAGGTTTCAAGTGAAGAGCGTCTTAGTTAGCGGAGCTGGAGTTCTAGCTGACGGATATAACCTCTATTCAGTGTCGATAACCGCTTTCCTTATTCAGAGGTACCTCGACCTTTCCTCTGTGGAGCTGGGCGCGGTCATAGCGGGGACCTACTATGGTGCAGTAGTGGGAGCTTTACTACTAGGCTTCCTCTCCGACAAAATAGGGAGGAAAGCATTGTATGGAATAGACGTCACCATAATGACCGTGGGTGAAATCCTGCAGTTCTTCGTAGGCAACTTTCAAGAGCTATTCCTGACCAGACTTCTCATAGGGCTCGGTGTGGGAGCGGACTACGTGTTATCTCCGATAATAGTGTCGGAGAACTCCAACTCCAAGGACAGGGGGAAGCTGATGGTAATTACCTTCGCCTTCATGTGGGGAATAGGAGCTGTCCTATCAGCTTTCTCTTATCAAGTACTTTCAGACGTGGGGTTGACTAGTTCCCTTGTGTGGAGATTAGTTCTGTCCTTAGGAGCGATACCCACAGCTGCGGTCATCCTCTCTAGGAGGAAAATTACGGAGACGCTCAGGTTTGCATCTAGAGTGAAGCCTGACGAGAAAGAGTTAAACAAGATCATGAAGGAAACGAAGGTGAAGGTTGAGCCCATCCCGGACGAGAGGAGCTCTTCGTTCTGGTTCAAGAAGAGCTTCCTACTGATATTCCTTTCCTCCATGCTTTGGCTCCTCTACGATATGTATTCCTCAACTTTCAGCTTATACGGGCCGATAACTATAGCGTCCAACCTCGGCTTGTCTCCAATAGATTTCGTCTATGCTGCGCAGTTCCTTGCAGGCATACCGGGACAGATCCTTTGCATATTTTTAATAGATAAGATAGGCAGGACTAGAATGATAACTATAGGATACGCCGGAGTAGCATTGTGGCTGGGAATGTATTCTTTGCTGTTGTCCCGTCCCTCAATTTTCGGGTTAGGCGCCGTGGGGAAGAGCTTAACGGGAGAAGCTGCACTCCTGGGCTTCTCGTTCTACCTTTTGAACTATCTGTTCTCAGCTATGGGACCTGCATCAATAATAGGATCTGCGATGCTGACTCCGGAACTCGTCCCCACGAAAATAAGAGGGAGGGCCCAATCTATCTCGGTCTCTGTGGACAGACTAGCGTCTGCCCTGAGCATAACCAGCTTTCCCTTGTTGCTCTCAAGCTTCGGGTTGGGAGCGCTTGTTGGGGTATACTCTCTTATAGCCTTAGGGTCTTCCCTTGTGGCACTGAAGTTGATACCCGAAGCTAAGGGAAGGTCGTTAGAGGAGGTCAGTGGAGAGGACGAAACTATTAAGAGCAGAGAGAAGCATCTCTCATAA
- a CDS encoding M61 family metallopeptidase: MYFKVTPAHRYVKVEANGREGEVTFPTWLPGSYVIREMERNIVFIDGIRISKNKFWVRENFSYKVYTMSWDQREAISTGNYMFLNGPAVFPFQSFDERYCIELNLPEGWKANTTLRKEGERTLCARDYHELADSSIQASPDLKEYKIDELHKISTVDVLDEEFLNKLRLVVSKEDEVFSAVDPLLSSREYIFYFRFSSNPRGGIEHSNSSAITSSWNSELTSLVEVFAHEYFHRLNVKYLKPKDLKLNYEMETYTELLWFAEGVTDYMAYKLSWKSGGIKLQDFLKRIAESLQKLTFRGGMMSLAESSMTAWIKYYRRDENYLNSAVSYYDGGLILGLILDLSLFRKGLRIEDQFRKIPREYTLYDLQEAFSEAEVDLEVSRLPSREMLKLVRNFIDVDTPDRDRPYLGISLDGDVVSFVEDDSPADQAGVCPRDKVLSVNGRPAEAILKEIEKGKQVHLLLSRDGRLQEIGVVVGKSPGHGIRISGKDVSTKWAGEEFKFEVPSRVI, encoded by the coding sequence ATGTATTTCAAAGTAACCCCTGCTCACAGATACGTCAAGGTCGAAGCTAACGGAAGGGAGGGAGAGGTCACTTTTCCCACTTGGCTACCCGGTTCTTACGTAATCAGGGAAATGGAGAGAAACATTGTCTTCATAGATGGTATAAGAATTTCAAAAAATAAGTTTTGGGTTAGAGAAAATTTCAGTTATAAAGTTTACACCATGAGCTGGGACCAAAGGGAAGCAATCTCGACTGGAAATTACATGTTCTTGAATGGACCTGCTGTGTTTCCTTTCCAGAGCTTTGACGAGAGATATTGTATTGAACTTAACTTGCCCGAGGGATGGAAGGCCAACACTACCTTGAGGAAAGAAGGGGAGAGGACTCTCTGTGCTCGGGATTATCATGAGTTGGCCGACTCCAGCATCCAAGCTTCTCCTGACTTGAAGGAATACAAGATAGACGAATTACATAAGATATCTACGGTTGACGTCTTAGACGAGGAGTTCCTGAACAAGTTGAGGCTGGTTGTGAGCAAGGAAGACGAAGTATTCAGTGCCGTGGACCCATTACTCTCTTCAAGGGAATATATATTCTACTTTAGGTTCTCCAGCAACCCTAGAGGTGGAATAGAGCATTCAAATTCATCCGCGATAACCTCTTCATGGAACAGCGAGCTAACGTCTTTGGTGGAGGTCTTCGCACACGAGTACTTCCACAGGTTGAACGTGAAGTACTTGAAGCCCAAGGATTTGAAGCTCAACTATGAGATGGAGACTTATACCGAACTTCTCTGGTTCGCTGAGGGAGTGACGGACTACATGGCTTATAAGTTGTCTTGGAAGTCGGGAGGGATAAAGTTACAGGACTTCCTCAAGAGGATCGCTGAGTCCCTCCAGAAGCTTACTTTCCGTGGAGGAATGATGAGTCTGGCCGAGTCCTCAATGACAGCATGGATAAAGTACTACAGGAGGGACGAAAACTACCTCAACTCCGCCGTGTCTTATTACGACGGAGGGCTGATCCTCGGCTTGATATTGGACCTCTCCTTGTTCAGGAAAGGGTTAAGAATAGAGGACCAATTCAGAAAGATACCTAGAGAGTACACACTATACGACCTGCAAGAGGCCTTCTCTGAGGCTGAAGTAGACTTGGAAGTCAGCAGACTCCCCTCCAGAGAGATGCTGAAGTTAGTGAGGAATTTCATTGATGTGGATACCCCTGACAGGGACAGACCTTATCTTGGGATCTCATTGGACGGAGACGTAGTGTCCTTCGTGGAGGACGACTCTCCAGCAGACCAAGCCGGGGTCTGCCCCAGGGACAAAGTGTTGAGTGTTAACGGCAGACCTGCCGAAGCTATCTTGAAGGAGATAGAGAAAGGAAAGCAAGTTCACCTTCTCTTATCAAGGGACGGCAGGCTACAGGAAATTGGGGTTGTGGTTGGCAAAAGCCCAGGACACGGGATAAGGATTTCGGGCAAGGACGTGTCCACAAAGTGGGCGGGAGAAGAGTTCAAGTTCGAGGTTCCCTCAAGGGTGATCTAA
- a CDS encoding tRNA uridine(34) 5-carboxymethylaminomethyl modification radical SAM/GNAT enzyme Elp3: MKVSDNHRIRKLSRLMSGVTIVSIMTQPHRCPHGKCVFCPGGVDVGSPQSYYGREPTLMRAIENDYHPFLQVSSRLSQYVYLGHVPSKIELVIMGGTFLSTDIDYQEWFVSQALEAMNRFPSKDKPGFVYLEEAQERNETSQVRCVGITVETKPDWGKEPQADMALRLGATKVELGVQTIYDDLLKRSNRGHTVKDSIESTKILKDSGFKVVYHVMLGLPGSDPDRDLESFKTMMEDEDFMPDMLKIYPTLVVESAPLVETWKKGNYKPYDTETLIDLISEMYRYIPPWVRVMRVQRDIPANIILDGNRKGNLRELVESEAERKGIKISEIRYREAGISWIHGRGYPEEPKLVTRRYQASGGTDVFISMEDQRGILIGYLRLRIPHSSHRREIDDHTSIVRELHVYGAEVPINGGPLVGEVSFQHKGFGSLLLKEAEKTSLEYDRTKVAVLSGIGAREYYRKQGYSREGPYMVRRIS, translated from the coding sequence ATGAAAGTTTCTGACAACCATAGAATAAGGAAGCTATCCAGATTGATGTCAGGAGTCACTATAGTCTCCATAATGACACAACCACACAGATGCCCCCACGGTAAATGCGTTTTCTGTCCGGGAGGAGTTGACGTGGGATCGCCCCAGAGCTATTACGGGAGAGAACCGACGCTTATGAGGGCAATTGAGAACGATTATCACCCCTTCCTTCAGGTCAGCTCTAGACTATCGCAGTACGTTTATTTAGGTCACGTCCCGAGCAAGATAGAGCTAGTGATCATGGGAGGGACTTTCCTCTCCACCGACATAGACTACCAGGAGTGGTTCGTGTCTCAGGCACTCGAAGCCATGAACAGATTTCCCTCCAAGGATAAGCCGGGGTTCGTTTACTTGGAGGAAGCCCAGGAGAGAAACGAGACGTCCCAGGTCAGATGCGTGGGGATCACGGTGGAGACCAAGCCTGACTGGGGGAAAGAACCTCAGGCTGACATGGCACTCCGTTTGGGAGCTACAAAGGTAGAGCTAGGAGTTCAAACTATTTACGACGATTTACTGAAGAGAAGCAACAGGGGGCACACAGTCAAGGACTCAATAGAGTCCACCAAAATACTCAAGGACTCTGGGTTTAAGGTGGTGTATCACGTGATGTTGGGTCTTCCAGGATCTGACCCTGACAGGGACCTAGAGTCTTTCAAGACCATGATGGAAGATGAGGACTTCATGCCTGACATGCTGAAGATATACCCTACCCTAGTTGTGGAGAGTGCGCCTCTAGTTGAAACGTGGAAAAAGGGAAATTACAAGCCTTATGACACAGAAACCCTCATCGACTTGATCTCGGAAATGTATAGATATATACCTCCTTGGGTCAGAGTAATGAGAGTACAGAGGGACATACCAGCTAACATAATACTGGACGGCAACAGGAAGGGAAACCTGAGGGAGCTGGTGGAGAGTGAAGCTGAGAGAAAAGGCATAAAGATATCTGAAATAAGATATAGGGAAGCCGGAATCTCCTGGATACACGGAAGAGGATATCCGGAAGAGCCTAAGCTCGTTACTAGAAGGTATCAAGCTAGCGGAGGAACTGATGTATTCATTTCAATGGAAGACCAGAGGGGAATTCTGATAGGATACCTCAGGTTGAGGATACCTCACTCTTCGCACAGGAGGGAGATAGACGATCACACGTCAATAGTCAGGGAATTACACGTTTACGGAGCTGAGGTTCCAATCAACGGAGGACCCCTCGTGGGGGAAGTCTCCTTTCAACATAAGGGATTCGGGTCCCTCCTCCTGAAAGAGGCTGAGAAAACCTCCCTCGAGTACGACAGGACAAAGGTAGCTGTCCTTTCCGGTATAGGCGCTAGGGAGTACTACAGGAAACAAGGATATTCCCGTGAAGGACCTTACATGGTGAGGAGAATATCCTGA
- a CDS encoding 4Fe-4S dicluster domain-containing protein, whose translation MGIDPNYRTLPVAKEEQGVKIYGTYEPPTKLGIWGTIVGVDFDLCIADGSCINACPVNVFQWLDTPGHPASEKKAFPVNEQACIFCMACVNVCPVAAIDVKPP comes from the coding sequence ATGGGAATAGATCCGAACTACAGGACTCTTCCTGTGGCTAAGGAGGAGCAGGGTGTCAAGATCTATGGGACCTATGAGCCTCCGACTAAACTCGGCATATGGGGAACAATAGTAGGCGTTGACTTCGATCTTTGCATTGCAGACGGCTCATGTATAAATGCCTGCCCAGTTAACGTGTTCCAGTGGTTAGACACACCCGGCCATCCAGCATCAGAGAAGAAGGCGTTCCCTGTAAACGAACAAGCCTGCATATTCTGTATGGCATGTGTAAACGTATGTCCAGTGGCGGCAATTGATGTTAAGCCCCCATGA
- a CDS encoding class I SAM-dependent methyltransferase: MLSPHDSWEIKRKLMLAYDKIKYRRKPFYRILDFSPSPPLLDVGCGGGQNCSILTGYKVCLDISLNQLKEAKNKGCEELVNADMEFLPFRDSYFMTLLFIASLHHLEDPSLALAEAKRVLCKEGKVIATVWGSTLNTNFVKSSSAGDRYFRLYGRGELRKEMENAGFLTVHDEDFFRLSDMNELYVGKA, translated from the coding sequence ATGTTAAGCCCCCATGATAGCTGGGAGATCAAGAGAAAGCTAATGCTGGCCTACGACAAGATAAAATATAGAAGAAAACCTTTTTATAGGATTCTAGATTTTTCGCCTTCTCCCCCGCTTCTAGACGTGGGCTGTGGAGGGGGACAGAACTGCTCAATTCTCACTGGTTACAAGGTATGCCTCGACATTTCATTGAACCAACTTAAGGAGGCCAAGAACAAGGGCTGTGAGGAGTTAGTAAACGCGGACATGGAGTTCCTACCTTTCAGAGACAGTTATTTCATGACGTTACTTTTCATAGCTTCATTACATCATCTGGAGGATCCGTCCCTGGCTTTAGCTGAGGCTAAAAGGGTCCTATGTAAGGAAGGAAAAGTGATAGCTACAGTGTGGGGGTCGACCTTGAATACTAACTTCGTAAAGTCGTCCTCTGCAGGGGACAGATACTTCAGGCTTTATGGCCGTGGGGAATTGAGAAAAGAGATGGAGAATGCAGGCTTCCTCACGGTTCATGATGAGGACTTCTTCAGGCTCTCAGACATGAACGAACTCTATGTGGGAAAAGCATAG
- a CDS encoding alpha/beta hydrolase family protein: MRCLVLHGKNSSPEKIKWLTDPISKFAEVESPFVDMEVSEIVEKFRHENYECFAGHSRGGTAALILGSIRPSVVIAVSSPTDRKLQLDHLSKFPDDTPQSSLYKDLSKVRDLDSSSPINYVEGLKNSSILLIYGDSDQIVPRRHGEVLCEKLANCRLEIVKGMKHSPMGQQIGQINRIISEFLKYYVNSRRIT; this comes from the coding sequence ATGAGATGTTTAGTTCTTCACGGTAAAAATTCTTCTCCCGAGAAGATCAAATGGCTCACTGACCCAATATCTAAGTTTGCTGAGGTAGAATCCCCTTTCGTGGACATGGAGGTAAGCGAAATAGTTGAAAAGTTCAGGCATGAAAATTACGAATGTTTTGCGGGACATTCAAGAGGCGGAACTGCAGCTCTCATTTTAGGGTCTATAAGGCCATCCGTGGTCATAGCTGTCTCTTCGCCTACTGACAGGAAACTGCAGTTAGATCACTTATCTAAGTTCCCAGACGATACACCTCAGTCTTCCCTATACAAGGACCTTTCTAAGGTTAGAGACCTAGACTCTTCCTCTCCCATCAATTACGTTGAAGGGCTAAAGAACAGCAGTATCCTCCTCATATACGGGGACTCAGATCAAATAGTCCCCAGGAGACACGGAGAAGTCTTGTGCGAGAAGCTAGCTAACTGCAGGTTAGAGATAGTGAAGGGGATGAAACACTCCCCCATGGGACAACAGATAGGCCAAATAAACAGAATCATATCGGAGTTCCTTAAGTATTACGTAAATTCCCGCAGAATCACTTAA
- a CDS encoding DEAD/DEAH box helicase produces the protein MANLRYSKGLLISDTYAPNLKWNERGKIYIGYGKDYFDVMRYFNDSEIEVKDTVLDLLPFPQVKEIDNLRDYQRDAVEKWYASKRGVVVLPTGAGKTLIGLKAIEKCRVASIVVVPTVDLLYQWAKSVEEKMGVKPGIVGNGENQVRGITVITYDSLYTKAEELGNKFGLMVFDEVHHLPSEGYSQAAMLFASPYRLGLTATPEREDGRHRLLPSLVGPVVFRLTVDKLKGKYVSDFEVKRIYVELKEDEEERYAELRGKMSLYLKRKKLRLSSLKEFKRLVFLASREKEGREALLAWQEALRIAVNSRSKIDKLREILGQTEDGDKVIVFTRDTFMAYDISKEFLIPAVTYKTPKEEREEILRKFKDGEYKVIVTSSVLDEGVDVPDANVAVLMAGYGTRRQFLQRLGRVLRKKEGKNAVLIELVTKNTSDHGLSSRRRKNVPV, from the coding sequence GTGGCTAATTTAAGGTATTCTAAAGGTTTGCTGATATCGGATACTTATGCACCCAACCTGAAGTGGAATGAGAGGGGAAAGATCTACATAGGTTACGGAAAGGACTACTTCGACGTGATGAGGTACTTCAACGACTCCGAAATAGAAGTAAAGGACACGGTCCTAGACCTGCTTCCTTTCCCTCAGGTGAAAGAAATAGATAACTTGAGGGATTATCAGAGGGATGCGGTGGAGAAGTGGTACGCATCTAAAAGGGGCGTAGTAGTTCTCCCCACTGGTGCAGGGAAAACTTTGATAGGCCTCAAGGCAATAGAGAAGTGTAGGGTCGCTTCCATAGTTGTTGTACCTACAGTGGACTTGCTTTATCAGTGGGCTAAGAGCGTAGAGGAGAAAATGGGTGTTAAGCCCGGGATAGTGGGAAACGGAGAGAATCAAGTGAGGGGAATAACTGTAATAACTTATGATTCCTTGTACACGAAAGCCGAGGAGTTAGGAAATAAATTCGGACTCATGGTCTTCGACGAGGTCCATCACTTACCCTCAGAGGGATATTCCCAAGCAGCTATGCTCTTTGCCTCACCTTACCGTTTGGGACTTACAGCGACGCCTGAGAGGGAGGATGGAAGGCATAGACTCCTCCCATCCCTGGTAGGTCCTGTGGTGTTCAGGCTCACAGTGGACAAGCTAAAGGGAAAGTACGTCTCCGACTTCGAAGTGAAGAGGATCTACGTTGAGCTAAAGGAAGACGAGGAGGAGAGATATGCGGAACTCAGGGGGAAGATGAGCTTGTACCTCAAGAGAAAGAAGTTGAGGTTGTCAAGCCTCAAGGAATTCAAGAGACTCGTCTTCCTGGCTTCCAGAGAGAAGGAAGGAAGGGAAGCTCTCCTAGCGTGGCAGGAAGCCCTGAGAATAGCGGTGAACTCTAGGAGCAAGATTGATAAATTGAGGGAAATATTGGGGCAGACTGAAGACGGGGACAAGGTCATAGTCTTCACTAGAGACACTTTCATGGCTTACGACATCTCCAAGGAGTTCCTGATACCAGCAGTGACATATAAGACTCCTAAGGAAGAAAGGGAGGAGATATTGAGGAAGTTCAAGGACGGAGAGTACAAGGTAATAGTGACCAGCAGCGTCCTGGACGAGGGTGTAGACGTACCAGACGCAAACGTAGCCGTCCTGATGGCAGGTTACGGGACGAGGAGACAGTTCCTTCAAAGGCTGGGCAGGGTATTGAGAAAGAAGGAAGGAAAGAACGCAGTCCTTATAGAGCTAGTAACGAAGAACACGTCAGATCACGGTCTCAGTTCAAGGAGGAGGAAGAATGTTCCAGTCTGA
- a CDS encoding DUF790 family protein, with protein sequence MFQSELARFKVKGNQVIPSFAQPEDDVVPLVIDLFKEGRKLSEINEDVKTLSKVYDYKLVKGLSTVMSRLCEFTGGNGYPLELRRFLFSKGPVLDRDRKEEILREASRKFKVEDPLEYLYSDMKDEMKVSHAPRVSPEEIVSMYNLSLLQTILFKAFRMKVYMSSRWKEVIRLSKSLGLMYYAYVEPPSVEFIGPMTLLKLTERYGRNLALLIPEIVKAGDWKIEAEVVLGKKRRIFNLKVESSPLIKYVKEGVRDEGKKETFDSTVEESFYREFRAVAKDWEIVREPGFLVVDDGSGRVMIPDFLAKKGNFSVYIEVVGFWTKEYLEEKIYKLRNVKEKVLVLIDEDLSTERIDSDDVIKFRKKIDVTKVYQWLNRKMPKPSLTELKLDGDYIRLMDMARKSGVQIKDVRSVVEKMEDYVVLKTFAVKKRILEGMSNEDFSGKDVSYVKAKYGDFAEEALEFLGYKIRYKDLFNAVISR encoded by the coding sequence ATGTTCCAGTCTGAACTGGCAAGGTTCAAGGTGAAGGGAAACCAAGTAATTCCCTCTTTCGCACAGCCTGAAGACGACGTAGTACCTTTAGTAATTGACCTTTTCAAGGAAGGGAGGAAGTTATCCGAGATAAACGAGGACGTTAAGACTCTCTCCAAGGTATACGATTACAAATTAGTCAAGGGATTGTCCACGGTCATGAGTAGGCTGTGTGAATTCACCGGAGGGAACGGATACCCACTGGAGCTGAGGAGGTTCCTCTTCTCGAAGGGGCCGGTTCTGGATCGCGATAGAAAGGAGGAGATTCTCAGGGAAGCTTCACGGAAGTTCAAGGTTGAAGACCCACTAGAGTATCTTTACTCCGACATGAAGGACGAGATGAAAGTTTCGCATGCCCCTAGAGTCTCGCCAGAAGAGATCGTCAGTATGTATAACCTGAGCCTGCTCCAGACTATTCTCTTCAAAGCCTTCAGGATGAAGGTGTACATGTCCTCAAGGTGGAAGGAGGTCATAAGGCTTTCCAAGTCCCTGGGGTTAATGTACTACGCCTACGTTGAGCCCCCCAGCGTGGAGTTCATAGGTCCTATGACACTCCTGAAGCTGACCGAGAGATATGGAAGGAACCTAGCTCTCCTGATCCCCGAAATAGTGAAGGCAGGAGACTGGAAAATTGAGGCTGAAGTAGTCCTAGGCAAGAAGAGGAGGATTTTCAACCTGAAGGTGGAGAGCTCCCCCTTGATAAAGTATGTGAAGGAGGGCGTGAGAGATGAAGGGAAAAAAGAGACATTCGACAGCACGGTGGAAGAGTCCTTCTACAGGGAGTTCAGAGCTGTAGCGAAGGACTGGGAGATAGTAAGGGAACCCGGTTTCCTGGTCGTGGACGACGGTAGCGGAAGGGTCATGATACCTGACTTCCTGGCGAAGAAGGGTAACTTCTCGGTATACATAGAGGTAGTAGGGTTCTGGACCAAGGAATACCTAGAGGAGAAGATCTACAAGCTTAGGAACGTGAAGGAGAAGGTCCTAGTCCTCATCGACGAAGACCTCTCAACTGAGAGAATAGACTCGGACGACGTGATTAAGTTCAGGAAGAAGATAGACGTCACAAAAGTGTACCAATGGCTTAACAGGAAGATGCCGAAGCCCAGCCTCACAGAGCTGAAGTTAGACGGCGACTACATAAGGTTAATGGACATGGCGAGGAAATCTGGAGTGCAAATCAAGGACGTCAGGAGCGTAGTCGAGAAGATGGAAGATTACGTAGTGTTGAAGACCTTCGCAGTCAAAAAGAGAATCCTAGAGGGCATGTCAAATGAGGACTTCAGCGGAAAGGACGTAAGTTACGTGAAGGCTAAATACGGGGATTTCGCTGAGGAAGCGCTGGAGTTCCTGGGCTACAAGATCAGGTATAAAGACCTGTTTAATGCTGTGATATCGAGATGA
- a CDS encoding zinc-binding dehydrogenase, with protein MKAAVLFKYKEPLKVVDNVELDPPKEGEVRIKVEATGMCHSDVNVFVGATPVPPPVIAGHEIAGVVEEVGPGVTRVKPGDRVVSAFVHPCGKCRNCISGHENVCEVFSATRLKGLMMDGTSRLHFKDGSPLRFFLGGGFAEYAEVSENALTVVPQEIDLKKAAVLGCAGLTGYGAVNSLKLEPGESVAVIGAGGVGLSVIQLLKASGAGRIIAVGTKKWKLDKAMEMGATDVVNSKETDAVRALKEMTNGGPDAVVEVAGVPDTIKMAMDSVRLGGRIVLVGLPPATAEIPLRVATIVRNGIQIIGNYGGRPRIDMPRLMDLVKMGKYDPNKLVTGTYHLEEINEAVHSLEQGEALRSIILPS; from the coding sequence ATGAAGGCAGCTGTTCTCTTCAAATACAAGGAGCCGCTAAAGGTTGTGGATAACGTTGAATTAGATCCTCCAAAAGAGGGTGAAGTGAGGATAAAGGTTGAAGCTACGGGAATGTGCCACTCAGACGTTAACGTTTTCGTCGGTGCGACCCCTGTACCACCACCTGTAATAGCTGGACATGAGATAGCGGGTGTGGTCGAAGAAGTCGGACCTGGAGTAACCAGGGTTAAGCCTGGAGATAGAGTAGTATCGGCTTTCGTACATCCGTGCGGGAAATGCAGGAACTGTATAAGCGGGCACGAGAACGTGTGTGAGGTCTTCTCAGCTACTAGACTGAAAGGGCTCATGATGGACGGTACTTCAAGGCTTCACTTTAAGGACGGGTCTCCTCTGAGGTTCTTTCTGGGTGGAGGTTTCGCGGAGTACGCTGAGGTAAGCGAGAACGCTCTTACTGTTGTTCCTCAGGAAATAGACTTGAAGAAGGCCGCTGTTCTCGGCTGTGCGGGGCTCACAGGTTACGGGGCAGTGAACTCCCTGAAGCTAGAACCAGGGGAAAGCGTGGCGGTGATAGGAGCTGGAGGTGTAGGTCTTTCCGTGATACAGTTGCTGAAGGCTTCTGGCGCGGGAAGGATAATAGCGGTAGGGACGAAGAAGTGGAAGCTTGACAAAGCCATGGAGATGGGTGCTACCGACGTTGTTAACTCCAAAGAGACCGATGCAGTGAGGGCGTTAAAAGAGATGACCAACGGCGGTCCTGACGCTGTAGTTGAAGTGGCCGGAGTTCCAGACACGATAAAGATGGCTATGGACTCCGTGAGGCTGGGAGGTAGGATAGTACTGGTAGGACTGCCTCCGGCAACTGCTGAAATACCTCTCAGGGTAGCAACGATTGTAAGGAACGGAATACAGATCATAGGAAACTACGGAGGAAGGCCTAGAATAGATATGCCTAGGCTCATGGATTTGGTGAAAATGGGGAAATATGACCCTAACAAGTTAGTGACGGGGACGTACCATCTGGAGGAAATAAATGAGGCAGTTCACTCTCTAGAACAAGGCGAAGCGTTGAGGAGCATTATACTCCCCTCCTGA